From Candoia aspera isolate rCanAsp1 chromosome 8, rCanAsp1.hap2, whole genome shotgun sequence, a single genomic window includes:
- the WBP1 gene encoding WW domain-binding protein 1 isoform X2, which translates to MEPPRSRPPPPGREAQSGWGAAALLGRERQARELCPGVRSQPYVCETGHCCGETGCCIYYYELWWMLASFKLPAYEEVAQCPATPPPPYSAVLLGGAVGRLGSSTLTLTGSSEHSTSCSCESSCLTSPSSTSLSATEVSSPSEGEAEGDEVCSSHAGGSWEPDAPSDAPLAASHKHALFSSNVELFESDLRRLSDGEEGPDAGEESGHLRHRRLTGDSGIEVGRGQDDEDAAGVDSEEEAAHLLGKGAACSQHRECSEGGAEELAPSPTLPV; encoded by the exons ATGGAACCGCCGCGGTCGCGGCCGCCCCCGCCGGGCAGGGAGGCGCAGTCCGGGTGGGGCGCGGCCGCGCTGCTGGGCCGGGAGCGGCAG GCCCGCGAGCTGTGCCCCGGCGTGAGGAGCCAGCCGTACGTCTGCGAGACGGGCCACTGCTGCGGCGAGACCGGCTGCTGCATCTACTACTACGAGCTCTGGT GGATGTTGGCCTCCTTCAAGCTGCCAGCCTACGAGGAGGTGGCCCAGTGCCCCGCCACTCCCCCGCCCCCCTACAGCGCCGTCCTCCTGGGGGGCGCCGTCGGCCGCCTTGGCTCCAGCACGTTGACCCTCACGGGCAGCTCTGAACACTCCACCAGCTGCTCCTGCGAGTCCAGCTGcctgacctctcccagcagcacCTCCCTGTCGGCCACCGAGGTCAGCAGCCCCAGCGAAGGGGAGGCCGAGGGGGATGAGGTTTGCAGCAGCCACGCAGGGGGCAGCTGGGAGCCGGATGCCCCATCAGATGCCCCCCTGGCAGCCTCCCACAAGCACGCACTCTTCTCCTCCAACGTGGAGCTTTTTGAAAGTGACCTGCGGCGCCTCTCCGATGGTGAGGAGGGGCCAGATGCTGGGGAGGAAAGCGGCCACCTGCGGCACCGGCGCCTGACTGGGGACTCAGGGATCGAGGTGGGCCGAGGCCAAGACGACGAGGACGCTGCAGGCGTGGACAGCGAAGAGGAGGCCGCTCACCTGCTTGGCAAAGGGGCTGCCTGCAGTCAGCACAGGGAGTGCTCCGAGGGGGGGGCAGAAGAACTGGCTCCCTCACCAACGTTGCCTGTCTGA
- the WBP1 gene encoding WW domain-binding protein 1 isoform X1, which yields MEPPRSRPPPPGREAQSGWGAAALLGRERQARELCPGVRSQPYVCETGHCCGETGCCIYYYELWWFWLLWTVLILFSCCCAYRHRRAKLRLQQQQRQREINLIAYHGACNYPPSAVDLRMLASFKLPAYEEVAQCPATPPPPYSAVLLGGAVGRLGSSTLTLTGSSEHSTSCSCESSCLTSPSSTSLSATEVSSPSEGEAEGDEVCSSHAGGSWEPDAPSDAPLAASHKHALFSSNVELFESDLRRLSDGEEGPDAGEESGHLRHRRLTGDSGIEVGRGQDDEDAAGVDSEEEAAHLLGKGAACSQHRECSEGGAEELAPSPTLPV from the exons ATGGAACCGCCGCGGTCGCGGCCGCCCCCGCCGGGCAGGGAGGCGCAGTCCGGGTGGGGCGCGGCCGCGCTGCTGGGCCGGGAGCGGCAG GCCCGCGAGCTGTGCCCCGGCGTGAGGAGCCAGCCGTACGTCTGCGAGACGGGCCACTGCTGCGGCGAGACCGGCTGCTGCATCTACTACTACGAGCTCTGGT GGTTCTGGCTGCTCTGGACCGTCCTGATCCTGTTCAGCTGCTGCTGCGCGTACCGGCACCGCCGCGCCAAGCTGcgcctgcagcagcagcagcggcagcgcGAGATCAACCTCATTGCCTACCACGGTGCCTGCAACTACCCCCCCTCCGCGGTGGATCTCA GGATGTTGGCCTCCTTCAAGCTGCCAGCCTACGAGGAGGTGGCCCAGTGCCCCGCCACTCCCCCGCCCCCCTACAGCGCCGTCCTCCTGGGGGGCGCCGTCGGCCGCCTTGGCTCCAGCACGTTGACCCTCACGGGCAGCTCTGAACACTCCACCAGCTGCTCCTGCGAGTCCAGCTGcctgacctctcccagcagcacCTCCCTGTCGGCCACCGAGGTCAGCAGCCCCAGCGAAGGGGAGGCCGAGGGGGATGAGGTTTGCAGCAGCCACGCAGGGGGCAGCTGGGAGCCGGATGCCCCATCAGATGCCCCCCTGGCAGCCTCCCACAAGCACGCACTCTTCTCCTCCAACGTGGAGCTTTTTGAAAGTGACCTGCGGCGCCTCTCCGATGGTGAGGAGGGGCCAGATGCTGGGGAGGAAAGCGGCCACCTGCGGCACCGGCGCCTGACTGGGGACTCAGGGATCGAGGTGGGCCGAGGCCAAGACGACGAGGACGCTGCAGGCGTGGACAGCGAAGAGGAGGCCGCTCACCTGCTTGGCAAAGGGGCTGCCTGCAGTCAGCACAGGGAGTGCTCCGAGGGGGGGGCAGAAGAACTGGCTCCCTCACCAACGTTGCCTGTCTGA
- the MOGS gene encoding mannosyl-oligosaccharide glucosidase, with the protein MARERRRRRGGTEGARPQERVPRAAGRRARGHAGAGLALLALGCAALACGLYARWGPAASLVAPHAAPRALLPGSTGPDAAPARFWGSYRPHVYFGMKTRSPRSPVAGLMWMHQLEGDIRLRHTCEQSDGLPRYGWLLHDGIHFGVQEIKDLGFSLQTEFVKCPGGQHGGDWSWRVTVRPERTSPKPLFISLLFYVATDGQGTLQPVIEEKTRLVSLRGQTEELGNFTVTFQQPTTEAGTPLYARYNYLQAKAEGLHRLTDVVKASLTPRFSYAPPGLPKRRYFGVDVSHSPAGDRELRSQLLVHQVTVPVPCRVEVAFESGSVVNRPERLLAEVLTRELDRYMAAFELRFEETFGLASKGFSPPEQYFARALLSNMLGGMGYFHGHSLVQSPHTEAPQPYPAGSLFTAVPSRSFFPRGFLWDEGFHQLLLARWDPALSQEVLAHWFDLMNTEGWIPREQILGDEALAKVPPEFVVQHSQAGNPPTFFLVLQQLLKQGVVERGYLQRLYPRLQSWYSWYNHTQAGPLPYTFRWRGRDQDTQLFLNPKTLTSGLDDYPRASHPSLDERHLDLRCWMAVASAVMAEVATQVGEPASDYARMAEGLADNELLERHHWAEALGTFADYGNHTQAVALERERLQPSPPGQPPPIPRLVRVVRKPPRLQFVGGALGYVSLFPLLLQLLNPDSPHLGSLLVDMKNEQKLWTPFGLRSLSRSSPFYLKRNTEHDPPYWRGAIWININYLAVQALHHYSQLKGPYQEAAARLYHELRTNVIGNVLQQYLDSGYVWEQYNDRTGQGQGCYPFTGWSALVLLMMAEEY; encoded by the exons ATGGCacgggagcggcggcggcggcgggggggcaCCGAGGGCGCGCGGCCGCAGGAGAGGGTCCCGCGCGCGGCCGGCCGGCGGGCGCGCGGGCACGCGGGCGCGGGGCTGGCGCTGCTGGCGCTGGGCTGCGCCGCCTTGGCCTGCGGCCTCTACGCCCGTTGGGGGCCCGCCGCAAGCCTGGTCGCCCCGCACGCCGCGCCCCGCGCCCTGCTGCCCGGCAGCACCGGGCCCGACGCCGCGCCCGCCCGCTTCTGGGGCTCCTACCGGCCCCACGTCTATTTCGGCATGAAGACGCGCAGCCCACGCTCGCCGGTCGCAG GCTTGATGTGGATGCACCAGCTGGAGGGGGATATCCGGTTGCGCCACACTTGTGAACAGAGTGATGGCCTCCCTCGCTACGGCTGGCTACTTCATGACGGCATCCATTTTGGGGTGCAGGAGATCAAAGACCTCGGTTTCAGCCTTCAGACGGAGTTTGTGAAGTGTCCTGGCGGCCAGCATGGCGGAGACTGGAGCTGGAGAGTTACAGTTCGTCCAGAA AGGACTAGCCCCAAGCCCCTTTTCATCTCCCTCCTTTTCTACGTGGCCACCGACGGGCAGGGAACGCTGCAGCCTGTGATAGAGGAGAAGACTCGGCTGGTGTCGCTAAGAGGACAGACGGAGGAACTGGGGAACTTTACCGTCACCTTTCAGCAGCCTACCACTGAGGCCGGCACACCCCTTTATGCCAG GTATAATTACCTGCAGGCGAAGGCAGAAGGGCTGCATCGCCTGACCGACGTGGTGAAAGCAAGCCTCACTCCGCGGTTCTCCTATGCTCCGCCGGGGCTCCCCAAGCGCCGCTACTTTGGCGTGGATGTGTCCCACAGCCCAGCAGGGGACAGAGAGCTACGCAGCCAGCTCCTGGTTCATCAGGTGACGGTGCCCGTGCCCTGCCGCGTGGAAGTGGCTTTTGAATCAGGCAGCGTGGTCAACCGCCCAGAACGGCTCCTGGCAGAGGTGCTGACGCGAGAGCTGGACAGGTACATGGCCGCCTTTGAGCTGCGCTTTGAGGAGACCTTTGGGCTTGCCAGCAAGGGCTTCTCTCCGCCAGAGCAGTACTTCGCACGGGCCCTCCTCAGCAACATGCTGGGCGGGATGGGCTACTTCCATGGGCACTCGCTGGTGCAGTCCCCGCACACGGAGGCCCCTCAGCCTTACCCCGCGGGGTCTCTCTTCACGGCAGTGCCCTCCCGCTCCTTCTTTCCCCGGGGCTTCCTGTGGGATGAAGGCTTCCACCAGCTCCTGTTGGCCCGCTGGGACCCAGCGCTTAGCCAGGAGGTGCTGGCTCACTGGTTTGATCTCATGAACACCGAGGGCTGGATCCCACGTGAGCAGATCCTGGGCGACGAAGCCCTGGCAAAGGTGCCCCCGGAGTTTGTGGTGCAGCACAGCCAGGCGGGCAACCCTCCCACTTTCTTCTTGGTGCTGCAGCAACTGCTCAAGCAGGGAGTGGTGGAACGGGGTTACCTCCAGCGCCTCTATCCTCGCCTGCAGAGCTGGTACAGCTGGTACAATCATACACAGGCGGGGCCCTTGCCCTACACATTCCGATGGCGTGGCCGGGACCAGGACACTCAGCTTTTTCTTAATCCCAAAACCCTGACCTCTGGGCTAGATGACTATCCTAGGGCCTCCCACCCCTCTCTGGACGAACGCCACCTAGATTTGCGCTGTTGGATGGCAGTAGCGTCAGCTGTCATGGCCGAGGTGGCAACGCAGGTGGGAGAGCCAGCAAGTGACTATGCACGCATGGCCGAGGGGCTGGCGGACAATGAGCTGCTTGAGCGGCACCACTGGGCAGAGGCGCTGGGCACTTTTGCTGACTATGGCAACCATACCCAGGCCGTGGCCCTGGAGCGTGAGCGTCTTCAGCCCTCTCCTCCTGGCCAGCCCCCACCCATCCCAAGACTGGTGCGGGTGGTACGCAAACCACCCAGGCTGCAGTTTGTGGGAGGGGCCCTTGGCTACGTCAGCCTTTTCCCCCTGCTGCTGCAGCTCCTGAACCCCGATTCCCCACATCTGGGCAGCCTCCTGGTGGACATGAAGAACGAGCAGAAGCTGTGGACACCTTTTGGCTTGCGTTCACTGTCACGCAGTAGCCCTTTCTACCTCAAGCGCAACACAGAGCATGACCCCCCGTACTGGAGGGGGGCCATCTGGATCAACATCAACTACCTTGCGGTGCAGGCCTTGCATCACTATAGCCAGCTGAAGGGGCCCTACCAGGAGGCGGCTGCCAGACTATACCATGAGCTGCGCACCAATGTCATCGGCAACGTCCTCCAGCAGTACCTGGACTCTGGCTACGTTTGGGAGCAGTACAatgacaggacaggacaggggCAGGGGTGTTATCCCTTCACAGGCTGGTCAGCTCTTGTTCTGCTCATGATGGCAGAAGAGTACTGA
- the LOC134501823 gene encoding programmed cell death protein 4-like translates to MSASAIPASSGELLRSDRAPFPPVPDQAGREVDDALAEELDGGEGEAQPWSLQEKALHEARLKAKGKRRVRRTSSRDSHREALPEKGEQEPDPSSPKGRNHDRKSRMGKGRGLPKKGGAGGKGVWGAPGVVYSYQEPDARDPNYDEAAQGKTVYATVVPELEEEELEKTVQPMVLEYFEHGDTLEVVELLRNLNLGGHKAAVSSLAVVLSLEGKASHRELTSRLLSDLVGKVLSPEDIAAAFDGMLHDLPDLILDTPEAPQMLGQFIARAVADHALPLDFLERYKGRVDCEHARAALDRAAVLLRIKRDVNRLDNVWGVGGGQRPVKHLIKEMNLLLREYLLSGEVSEAERCLRQLEVPHFHHELVYEAVVMVMESSGDTAVAMMVKLLNVLWQTGLVTLDQMNRGFQRVYNELGDISLDVPLAHSILERMVDLCFEEGVITRQLRETCPARGRKRFVSEGDGGQIKQ, encoded by the exons ATGTCGGCCTCGGCCATCCCGGCCAGCTCGGGCGAGCTGCTGCGGAGCGACCGCGCCCCCTTCCCGCCG GTCCCGGACCAGGCGGGCCGCGAGGTGGACGATGCCCTGGCGGAGGAGCTGGACGGGGGCGAAGGGGAGGCCCAGCCGTGGAGCCTGCAGGAGAAGGCCTTGCACGAGGCCAGGCTGAAGGCAAAGGGGAAGCGGAGGGTGCGACGGACTTCCTCCCGCGATTCTCATAGGGAGGCCCTCCCCGAAAAGGGGGAGCAGGAACCCGACCCCAGCAGCCCAAAGGGCAGAAACCACGACCGCAAGTCCCGCATGGGGAAGGGCCGAGGCCTGCCCAAGAAAG GTGGGGCAGGGGGCAAAGGCGTATGGGGAGCACCTGGGGTCGTCTACAGCTACCAGGAGCCGGATGCCCGGGACCCCAACTATGATGAGGCCGCACAG GGGAAGACTGTCTATGCCACGGTGGTGCCcgagctggaggaggaggagctggagaAGACCGTGCAGCCAATGGTGCTGGAGTACTTTGAGCACGGAGACACCCTGGAAGTGGTG GAGCTACTTCGGAATCTGAACTTGGGGGGGCACAAGGCAGCCGTGTCCTCACTGGCCGTGGTGCTTTCTCTGGAGGGGAAGGCCAGCCATCGGGAGCTGACCTCGCGCCTGCTCTCTGACCTGGTGGGGAAGGTGTTAAGTCCCGAGGACATCGCTGCTGCTTTTGACGGGATGCTGCATGATCTCCCAGACCTCATTCTTGACACACCAGAGGCGCCACAG ATGCTGGGTCAGTTCATCGCCCGGGCTGTGGCCGACCACGCGCTCCCTCTTGATTTTCTCGAGCGCTATAAGGGGCGTGTCGACTGTGAGCACGCACG GGCCGCCCTGGATCGCGCTGCCGTCCTCCTGCGTATCAAGCGAGATGTCAATCGGTTGGACAATGTGTGGGGCGTTGGGGGTGGCCAGAGACCCGTCAAGCATCTGATCAAGGAG ATGAACCTCCTCCTACGCGAATACCTGCTGTCAGGAGAGGTGTCTGAGGCTGAACGCTGTCTACGCCAACTCGAGGTGCCCCACTTCCACCATGAGCTTGTCTATGAG GCcgtggtgatggtgatggagtCTTCAGGAGACACAGCCGTTGCCATGATGGTGAAGCTGCTGAACGTGCTGTGGCAGACTGGGCTGGTGACCCTGGATCAGATGAACCGA gGTTTCCAGCGGGTCTACAATGAGCTTGGAGACATCAGTCTGGATGTGCCGCTGGCCCACAGCATCCTTGAGCGGATGGTGGATCTCTGCTTTGAGGAGGGTGTGATTACCAGGCAGCTGAGAGAGACCTGCCCTGCCCG GGGCCGGAAGCGCTTTGTCAGTGAAGGAGACGGCGGCCAAATCAAGCAGTAA